The following coding sequences lie in one Spinacia oleracea cultivar Varoflay chromosome 1, BTI_SOV_V1, whole genome shotgun sequence genomic window:
- the LOC110780977 gene encoding agamous-like MADS-box protein AGL65: MENSLKESLNQILLHKDNIGKHQLLSLDCSNQFQNGMHMPLMMGGIQECQPLSWLSSNENKQMLLSEEPNFLSHRSTLRGLRLMRGI; the protein is encoded by the exons ATGGAAAACTCCTTGAAGGAATCACTTAACCAGATTCTCTTACACAAG GATAATATCGGAAAACACCAACTTCTGTCTCTAGACTGCAGTAACCAG TTCCAGAATGGGATGCATATGCCGTTAATGATGGGTGGTATACAAGAATGTCAGCCATTATCATGGCTTTCGAGTAATGAGAATAAACAAATGTTGTTGTCTGAAGAGCCAAACTTTTTGTCTCACAG gtctacactccgaggattgcgccttatgcgaggaatttga